From one Dermacentor andersoni chromosome 1, qqDerAnde1_hic_scaffold, whole genome shotgun sequence genomic stretch:
- the LOC140219523 gene encoding DNA polymerase delta subunit 3-like, whose product MDSLFYGGPCFRQPMLTESISEVLEHLVFDANEVVTYKWISRKWELHANLAKRLLHDFVTEQRRAGKSLCSWHAVLCAGSVTLVPEAKLARCLRRWPESRAHIYAVLTSRTEDSNVICLADAVSMCNMQQDVSYSSVKPTKALAKRCDPLYVLDS is encoded by the coding sequence ATGGATTCCTTATTCTATGGTGGTCCGTGCTTTCGTCAGCCAATGCTGACGGAATCGATATCGGAAGTGCTCGAACACCTGGTGTTCGACGCCAACGAAGTGGTCACCTACAAGTGGATCTCGCGAAAGTGGGAACTCCACGCCAACCTCGCCAAGCGCCTTTTGCACGACTTCGTGACGGAACAGAGGCGCGCTGGAAAATCGCTGTGCAGCTGGCACGCCGTGCTGTGCGCCGGTTCGGTGACTCTTGTGCCAGAGGCAAAGCTAGCGCGTTGTTTACGGCGCTGGCCAGAGAGCCGCGCGCACATCTATGCTGTGCTCACGAGCCGGACAGAGGACTCGAATGTGATCTGCCTAGCAGATGCAGTGTCTATGTGCAACATGCAGCAGGATGTGAGCTATTCTTCGGTGAAGCCGACGAAAGCATTGGCGAAACGCTGCGACCCTTTATACGTGCTTGATTCGTGA